A genomic segment from Propionibacteriaceae bacterium ZF39 encodes:
- a CDS encoding BTAD domain-containing putative transcriptional regulator — MTTPESFAHDAATPPVRVLLLGPVAIVRPDGVQQLGERQRAVLNVLATRLGEVVPTDHLIERAWGGNPPKSAGAALRVHVSKLRAALSVDAIALEHTGVGYCIDPALVTTDVIQLGELLDRIAASEPAEALPLIEEALALFRGDPMLELDDDESLAEAESLLAQREQLREDQVEAMIELGRDAAAAVTAAELVRADPLNERRTRQLMLALYRTGRQADALAAGGRLRDLLREDLGVDPDPETRRLEVRILRQDQSLLRPRSGTPGPDRSQEPARPRQTADRISVPVRMLVAERLVDVSPIAQDLAGLIAALDDLAYPEVLVSASGHPDTVVARALTELTTRHLIVAPGPDNPVTLQRPEFATALLEAVDDPSRAALHERAADALGEVLDPTPSVLTATAWHLLDAASCAAEPHSPDDCARAVGAVAQAAASCLEAGFPAAAQELCTATLALDLTPTARVDLTRLHIQSLISQGLVDRAEEEWTEAVEAARALGDSERFALTVLTRTWVTRSVMVQTNLPDVLAEADQQLGPGSSALRVRVQATIMLENTVPGRIPPSEEQLHQLREAAQKMGDPESLRFVLFAEHARLRGSPEAERREEVGRELLRLSENLPVWESRALAEQAHDFFVRGHFADVPALLERLNAAAIGPLQERARWLRQLIQTSLHRDLGRFDEADREAESALLRGAAAGVPDAMAAEATHHLVSMLLRDSTVPFLPALERFLAAAPHNPVTPVARGLALAQAGRPEDALASLHPVVPAVLATPTTEFTLYILALATEALWAGAPGPHELIEQLHARVRPHSGQWIAMGLVSSSLGPVDRILGQLSALAGRTEDARAEFIAAQQEAARAGSPVWQVRTAADRTRIEPLALAAELATEFEPLAEQLGMAPCVAAFQRVRPAIA; from the coding sequence CGCCGGCGCCGCGCTGCGCGTCCACGTGTCGAAACTCCGGGCCGCCCTCTCGGTCGACGCGATCGCCCTGGAACACACGGGCGTCGGCTATTGCATCGACCCCGCTCTGGTCACCACCGATGTCATCCAGCTCGGCGAGCTGCTGGACCGCATCGCGGCGAGCGAACCCGCCGAGGCCCTGCCCCTCATCGAGGAAGCGCTCGCCCTGTTCCGCGGTGACCCCATGCTGGAACTGGACGACGACGAGAGCCTCGCCGAAGCCGAATCCCTCCTGGCCCAACGCGAACAACTGCGCGAGGACCAGGTCGAGGCGATGATCGAGCTGGGCCGGGATGCGGCCGCAGCCGTGACGGCCGCCGAACTCGTGCGGGCCGATCCGCTCAACGAACGCCGCACACGCCAGCTGATGCTGGCCCTCTATCGCACCGGTCGCCAGGCCGATGCCCTCGCCGCGGGTGGGCGCCTCCGCGACCTGCTCCGCGAGGACCTCGGCGTCGATCCCGACCCCGAGACGCGCCGGCTCGAGGTGCGGATCCTGCGGCAGGACCAGTCGCTGTTGCGGCCCCGCTCGGGTACGCCCGGCCCGGACCGTTCCCAGGAACCCGCTCGACCGCGGCAGACGGCCGATCGGATCAGCGTTCCCGTGCGCATGCTGGTCGCCGAGCGACTGGTGGATGTCTCACCGATCGCCCAGGACCTGGCCGGGTTGATCGCCGCGCTCGACGACCTCGCCTATCCGGAAGTGCTGGTCAGCGCGTCCGGCCATCCGGACACCGTGGTCGCGCGGGCTCTCACGGAGCTCACCACCCGCCACCTGATCGTCGCTCCCGGGCCCGACAACCCGGTGACCCTGCAGCGGCCCGAGTTCGCCACGGCGCTCCTGGAAGCGGTCGATGACCCCAGTCGGGCGGCGTTGCACGAACGGGCCGCGGATGCCCTGGGGGAAGTGCTCGACCCGACCCCGTCGGTGTTGACCGCGACCGCCTGGCATCTCCTCGACGCGGCCAGCTGCGCGGCCGAACCACACTCCCCCGACGACTGCGCCCGCGCCGTCGGTGCCGTCGCCCAGGCCGCCGCGAGTTGTCTCGAGGCCGGCTTCCCGGCCGCTGCCCAGGAACTCTGCACGGCCACGCTCGCGCTCGACCTGACCCCGACGGCCCGCGTCGATCTCACCCGCCTCCACATCCAGTCGCTGATCAGCCAGGGCCTGGTCGACCGGGCCGAGGAGGAATGGACGGAGGCCGTCGAGGCCGCCCGCGCGCTCGGCGACTCCGAACGATTCGCGCTGACCGTGCTCACGCGCACGTGGGTGACCCGCAGCGTGATGGTCCAGACCAACCTCCCCGACGTCCTCGCCGAGGCCGATCAGCAGCTCGGCCCGGGCTCGAGCGCGCTCCGCGTCCGCGTGCAGGCGACGATCATGCTCGAGAACACCGTGCCCGGGCGCATCCCCCCGAGCGAGGAGCAACTGCACCAGCTGCGCGAAGCAGCTCAGAAGATGGGTGACCCGGAGTCGCTGCGGTTCGTGCTGTTCGCCGAACACGCCCGGCTGCGCGGATCCCCCGAGGCCGAGCGGCGCGAGGAGGTCGGTCGCGAGTTGCTCCGCCTGAGCGAGAACCTTCCGGTGTGGGAATCGCGGGCCCTGGCAGAACAGGCCCACGACTTCTTCGTGCGGGGTCACTTCGCCGACGTGCCTGCGTTGCTCGAGCGGCTCAATGCCGCCGCGATCGGTCCGCTCCAGGAGCGAGCCCGCTGGCTCCGCCAGCTCATCCAGACATCACTGCACCGGGATCTCGGCCGCTTCGACGAAGCCGACCGGGAGGCCGAGTCGGCGCTGCTCCGGGGGGCCGCTGCCGGCGTACCCGACGCCATGGCCGCCGAAGCCACCCACCACCTGGTCAGCATGTTGCTGCGGGACTCGACCGTTCCGTTCCTGCCCGCGCTCGAACGGTTCCTGGCCGCGGCCCCGCACAACCCGGTCACGCCGGTCGCGAGGGGGCTCGCACTCGCCCAGGCCGGTCGTCCGGAGGACGCCCTCGCGAGCCTGCACCCCGTCGTGCCGGCCGTGCTCGCCACCCCGACGACGGAGTTCACGCTCTATATCCTCGCGCTCGCGACCGAGGCACTCTGGGCCGGTGCGCCCGGCCCGCACGAACTCATCGAGCAGCTCCACGCCCGCGTGCGGCCCCACTCCGGTCAGTGGATCGCCATGGGCCTGGTCAGCAGTTCGCTCGGGCCCGTCGACCGGATCCTGGGCCAGTTGTCGGCCCTCGCGGGCCGCACCGAGGACGCGCGCGCCGAGTTCATCGCCGCCCAGCAGGAAGCCGCCCGCGCCGGATCACCCGTCTGGCAGGTGCGGACCGCCGCCGACCGCACCCGGATCGAACCGCTCGCCCTCGCTGCGGAGCTGGCCACCGAGTTCGAACCGCTCGCGGAGCAGCTGGGCATGGCGCCCTGCGTCGCGGCGTTCCAGCGCGTACGCCCGGCGATCGCCTAG
- a CDS encoding prolyl oligopeptidase family serine peptidase, which translates to MDLFGRPTYGASVSPDGSAFAHIIVVDGYPRAVQRYLTGTRVSASRFVNLPVIGPVTKVAYSPDSRWLACQVRPEGGERSQVWLVTNDPADSRAWRVGTDDDTKDELVGWDGLRIAVNVEHDDCTAESRLIDPVTHEVEIVDRRFGGRFIDSWAGSHLVRQGPRCDRFLSLLRNGREVVLLPHDPGSTTDPGVILDDKKPLRLHYTDSYADLYPPAADVPSWDPRGGYVRVVARSDHDADFFRLIMMTATRGGVSRRVLAERDGADLDAFEVSEDNSTVALLWNVDGGRSELQLMSLVDGTLFDPIPLDGQVASEPSLSADGRLLALTPEGPGRPRSVELCDTRTGEWVRITRPPRVPRSAEPEFRRIRARDGLELNGWLYRASEADGPGPVAVWFHGGPEGQARPEYSYVFPTLLAAGITVFAANVRGSSGFGRAYVHADDRHRRWAGITDGVDIAEALIAAGIADPRRIAATGRSYGGYLTNALIAFHPEVFTAAVAVCGMSDLQTFYANTEPWIGAAAVSKYGDPVADAELLAALSPLRKVDDIVAPLRTIHGGNDTNVPVTESRQIVEALQRRGRRADCVVVEGEGHDFTRPANRQYLADLVRDWLLESWGAGVPVGAVGVGSSAG; encoded by the coding sequence GTGGACCTGTTCGGTCGCCCTACCTACGGCGCCTCGGTATCACCCGACGGCAGCGCCTTCGCCCACATCATCGTCGTGGACGGCTATCCGCGGGCGGTGCAGCGCTATCTGACCGGGACCCGCGTGAGCGCCTCCCGCTTCGTCAACCTCCCGGTGATCGGTCCCGTCACCAAGGTCGCCTATTCGCCGGATTCCCGCTGGCTGGCCTGTCAGGTCAGGCCTGAGGGCGGGGAACGCTCGCAGGTATGGCTCGTCACGAACGACCCGGCTGACTCCCGCGCCTGGCGCGTGGGCACCGACGACGACACCAAGGACGAACTCGTCGGCTGGGACGGCCTGCGCATCGCCGTCAACGTCGAGCACGACGACTGCACCGCCGAGTCCCGCCTGATCGATCCCGTCACCCACGAGGTGGAGATCGTGGATCGCCGGTTCGGCGGTCGGTTCATCGATTCCTGGGCGGGTTCCCATCTGGTACGCCAGGGTCCGCGCTGTGACCGGTTCCTCTCGCTGCTGCGGAATGGGCGGGAGGTCGTGCTGCTGCCGCACGACCCGGGGTCGACGACCGACCCGGGCGTGATCCTGGACGACAAGAAGCCGTTGCGGCTGCACTACACGGATTCGTACGCCGACCTCTATCCCCCCGCAGCCGACGTCCCGTCGTGGGATCCGCGCGGCGGCTATGTCCGGGTCGTGGCCCGCTCCGACCACGATGCCGACTTCTTCCGGCTGATCATGATGACGGCGACGCGCGGCGGCGTGTCCCGACGCGTACTCGCCGAGCGGGACGGTGCCGATCTCGATGCGTTCGAGGTGAGCGAGGACAACTCGACGGTCGCCCTGCTGTGGAATGTCGACGGCGGCCGCTCGGAGCTGCAACTGATGTCGCTCGTCGATGGCACCCTGTTCGATCCGATCCCGCTGGACGGCCAGGTCGCGAGCGAGCCGAGCCTGTCGGCGGACGGCCGGCTGCTGGCGCTCACGCCCGAAGGACCCGGTCGGCCCCGGTCGGTCGAGCTGTGTGACACCCGCACCGGCGAATGGGTCCGGATCACTCGCCCACCGCGCGTACCCCGCTCCGCCGAACCCGAGTTCCGCCGCATCCGGGCCCGCGACGGGCTGGAGCTGAACGGCTGGCTCTATCGCGCCTCGGAGGCCGACGGCCCGGGCCCGGTGGCCGTGTGGTTCCACGGCGGGCCCGAAGGGCAGGCCCGACCCGAATACTCCTATGTCTTCCCGACCCTGCTCGCGGCGGGGATCACGGTGTTCGCGGCGAACGTCCGTGGGTCGTCGGGCTTCGGGCGGGCCTATGTGCATGCCGATGACAGACATCGGCGCTGGGCGGGGATCACCGATGGCGTCGATATCGCCGAGGCGCTCATCGCCGCCGGGATCGCCGATCCGCGGCGGATCGCGGCGACCGGCCGGAGCTATGGCGGCTATCTGACCAATGCGCTGATCGCGTTCCATCCCGAGGTCTTCACCGCTGCTGTGGCGGTGTGCGGGATGAGTGACCTGCAGACGTTCTATGCCAATACCGAGCCGTGGATCGGGGCGGCCGCGGTGTCGAAGTATGGCGACCCGGTGGCCGATGCGGAACTGCTCGCCGCGTTGTCGCCGCTGCGGAAGGTCGACGACATCGTCGCGCCGCTGCGCACCATCCACGGCGGCAACGACACCAACGTGCCGGTCACCGAGTCGAGGCAGATCGTGGAGGCCCTGCAGCGGCGCGGCCGGCGGGCCGACTGTGTCGTCGTCGAGGGGGAGGGACACGACTTCACCCGTCCGGCGAATCGGCAGTATCTCGCCGACCTCGTGCGGGACTGGCTGCTGGAGTCGTGGGGTGCCGGCGTACCCGTCGGGGCGGTCGGAGTCGGGTCGTCCGCAGGCTGA